In Luteitalea sp. TBR-22, one genomic interval encodes:
- a CDS encoding GIY-YIG nuclease family protein, with product MHYVYILRCADDSLYVGETSDVVARVLTHRAGEASGFTSQRLPVTLVYAEQHTDRLRARARERQLKRWTRVKKEALIAGDLALLKRL from the coding sequence GTGCACTACGTCTACATCCTGCGGTGTGCTGACGACTCGCTCTACGTCGGCGAGACGAGCGATGTGGTCGCGCGGGTCCTTACCCACCGGGCCGGCGAGGCCTCAGGCTTCACGAGTCAGCGCCTTCCGGTCACGCTCGTGTATGCCGAACAGCACACCGACAGGCTTCGAGCGCGGGCACGTGAACGGCAACTGAAGCGCTGGACGCGGGTCAAGAAGGAAGCGCTCATCGCCGGCGACCTGGCGCTGCTGAAGCGCCTGTGA
- a CDS encoding recombinase family protein, whose product MRAALYARVSTLDQEPENQLRELRSYVSHRQWQAREYVDHGVSGAKESRPSLDALLKDAKRRRFDVLVVWRLDRLGRNLRHLVLFLDELQALGIAFVTLGEGIDTSTPAGRLQLHILSAMAEFERARIAERVKAGLARAKAQGRRLGRPKRQRLTESQRAELAGLSVRDAAKRLGVSAATAHRLLVAA is encoded by the coding sequence ATGCGCGCTGCCCTGTACGCCCGTGTCTCCACCCTCGATCAGGAACCCGAGAACCAACTGCGCGAGCTTCGCTCCTACGTCTCCCACCGCCAGTGGCAGGCGAGGGAGTACGTCGATCACGGGGTCAGCGGGGCGAAGGAGTCCCGCCCCTCCCTCGATGCGCTCCTGAAGGACGCCAAGCGGCGGAGGTTCGATGTCCTGGTGGTGTGGAGGCTCGATCGCCTCGGGCGCAACCTCCGCCATCTCGTCCTGTTCCTCGATGAACTGCAGGCCCTCGGCATCGCCTTCGTCACCCTGGGGGAGGGCATCGACACCTCGACGCCAGCAGGACGTCTCCAACTCCACATCCTCTCGGCGATGGCCGAGTTCGAGCGGGCGCGGATCGCGGAGAGGGTGAAGGCGGGGCTAGCTAGGGCGAAGGCGCAGGGGAGGCGGTTGGGGAGGCCGAAGAGGCAGCGGCTGACTGAGAGCCAGCGGGCGGAGCTAGCGGGGCTGAGCGTACGCGATGCTGCCAAGCGACTGGGGGTGTCGGCGGCGACGGCTCATCGGCTGCTAGTCGCTGCCTAG
- a CDS encoding BACON domain-containing protein produces MLVDGAVVQTITELSTPSSTYISWEVDVTPYADGAVHNVAFRYTGTTNGFSNFTVDDVDLYSCPLPAPSITVSPSTWMAPVDGGTQSITVAANRTDAAWSAVSSAPWVSVAPLNGVGSGSVSLTASSNAASTLQRAAVVTVGGRSILVTQPGAAATYSLSSTSMSVGGDGAVSRVLLTASHADASWTAVSNRSWLTVSPAAGSGSQLLTITADPNQGVLSRSGTLTVAGSTIVVNQDAAPTYDSYLAEGATGTFFDTQLALLNPGTTTATIAIGYFRSGAAPITQTMTLAAGTRATLWPRQVPGLESAEFSTQVRSTVPLVVDRTMSWGGGYGSHAETATANPSRTWYLAEGATHSGFSLFYLLQNPGNTATTARVRYLRGSGPPLEKVYLLPALSRTNIWVNVEEFPGLGRALAAEEVSAVIETQDGTPIIVERAMYRSNQGRTFNAGHESMGVTTPAIRWFLAEGNTGPFFDQFVLIANPSDTAADVRVTYLLANGTTYAKTMTAPANSRSGIWVDYDTIPGVPGYPLENVALSTTVESTNGVGLVVERAMWWPGDGNTWHEAHNSSGAIETGIAWALAEGEVGGLRNTQTYVLVANTSSYAGRAKVTLCFENGQKLEKIYPLLPQSRMNAAIGPDFGTQVEGKRFGVIVEALGATEGATVPQIVVERAMYSDAEGVPLAAGTNAIATRLR; encoded by the coding sequence GTGCTCGTGGACGGTGCCGTAGTCCAGACGATCACGGAGCTCTCGACGCCGTCGTCAACGTACATCTCCTGGGAAGTTGACGTCACCCCGTACGCGGATGGCGCTGTCCACAACGTCGCCTTCAGGTATACGGGCACCACCAACGGGTTCTCCAATTTCACGGTCGATGACGTCGACCTGTACAGTTGTCCGCTTCCAGCGCCGTCGATCACCGTGTCTCCGTCCACTTGGATGGCGCCCGTGGACGGTGGCACCCAGTCGATCACAGTGGCAGCGAACCGGACTGATGCCGCATGGAGTGCCGTAAGCAGTGCACCATGGGTATCCGTCGCCCCATTGAACGGCGTTGGGAGTGGTTCGGTGAGCCTCACGGCCAGCTCGAATGCTGCCAGTACCCTTCAGAGGGCAGCCGTCGTCACCGTCGGCGGGCGATCGATTCTGGTCACACAGCCGGGCGCGGCGGCAACGTACTCGCTGTCTTCCACTTCGATGTCAGTCGGAGGAGACGGCGCCGTGTCCCGAGTTCTCCTGACTGCATCACATGCGGACGCCTCGTGGACTGCCGTCAGCAATCGGTCATGGTTGACGGTGTCTCCAGCAGCAGGGTCGGGTTCGCAACTGCTCACGATCACCGCAGACCCCAATCAGGGTGTTCTTTCCAGGTCCGGCACCTTGACCGTGGCGGGAAGTACAATCGTAGTCAACCAGGATGCTGCCCCCACGTACGACAGCTACCTGGCCGAAGGGGCGACGGGTACGTTCTTCGATACGCAGTTGGCGCTCCTCAATCCGGGGACGACGACAGCCACGATCGCGATTGGGTACTTCCGCAGTGGCGCGGCACCCATCACCCAGACGATGACCCTGGCTGCCGGGACGCGAGCCACGCTCTGGCCAAGGCAAGTGCCCGGGCTCGAATCGGCGGAGTTCTCGACACAGGTGCGTTCGACGGTACCGCTCGTGGTGGATCGAACGATGTCATGGGGCGGTGGATACGGATCCCACGCGGAGACGGCCACGGCAAACCCGTCTCGTACCTGGTACCTGGCCGAGGGCGCCACCCATAGCGGTTTTTCGCTGTTCTACCTGCTGCAGAACCCAGGAAATACCGCAACAACGGCCAGGGTGCGCTACCTGCGGGGTTCCGGGCCGCCGTTGGAAAAGGTGTACCTGTTGCCGGCGCTCTCCAGGACGAACATCTGGGTGAATGTGGAGGAGTTCCCCGGACTGGGCCGGGCCCTCGCGGCAGAAGAGGTGAGTGCCGTCATCGAGACTCAGGACGGCACTCCGATCATCGTCGAGCGAGCCATGTACCGTTCCAACCAGGGGCGGACGTTCAACGCCGGGCACGAGAGCATGGGCGTGACTACGCCAGCAATCCGGTGGTTCCTGGCAGAGGGCAACACCGGGCCCTTCTTCGATCAGTTCGTGTTGATCGCGAATCCGTCTGACACGGCGGCGGACGTGCGAGTCACATACCTGCTTGCGAACGGCACGACGTACGCGAAGACGATGACGGCGCCCGCCAATTCGCGTTCAGGGATTTGGGTCGACTACGACACGATCCCCGGAGTACCAGGCTACCCGTTGGAGAATGTCGCGCTCTCGACGACCGTGGAGTCCACCAACGGCGTCGGACTGGTTGTCGAAAGGGCGATGTGGTGGCCCGGCGACGGCAATACATGGCACGAGGCTCACAACTCGAGCGGCGCGATTGAAACCGGCATCGCCTGGGCGTTGGCTGAAGGGGAAGTAGGAGGACTGAGGAATACTCAGACCTACGTGCTTGTGGCCAACACGTCATCGTACGCCGGCAGGGCGAAGGTGACGCTCTGCTTTGAGAACGGCCAAAAACTGGAGAAGATTTATCCCCTGCTGCCGCAGTCACGCATGAACGCCGCGATAGGCCCGGACTTTGGTACACAGGTCGAAGGGAAGCGGTTCGGAGTCATAGTAGAGGCGCTCGGCGCAACGGAAGGTGCGACGGTGCCCCAGATCGTGGTCGAGCGGGCCATGTACTCGGATGCAGAAGGAGTGCCGCTAGCTGCCGGCACCAACGCAATCGCGACCCGGCTGCGGTGA